DNA sequence from the Bacteroidia bacterium genome:
TCGAAAATAATTGGTATTAAATTGGCTAAAAATTTCGGGCAGCACAATGCTATTTTGTGCGGCTTCCATTTTTGCAAAGGCGATTTGGTACTTACCATGGACGATGATTTACAACATCCTCCAGAAGAGATTGAAAAATTAATTTTTCGACAAGAACAAACAAATGCCGACGTAATTTATGGTATCCCGATAAATAAAAAACATGCTGCTTGGCGCAATGTAGGAAGTAATCTGATGAAAAAAACTTCCGAATATTCTACCAAAAAAATTTCAGGTGGTTCTGCCTTTCGCCTTATCAATCGTACTATTACCGATGAAATAAAAAACAATCAACATACTAATTTTTTATTTTTAGATACCATTATCAACTGGTACACAAGTCATATCGAATTGGTGGATGTAGATCATCATCATCGTAAAGCTGGAAAATCAGGATATACCTTTTTCAAATTAATACAGATGTACCTAAATATTACCATTAATTATACGGCAACGCCTTTAAAATTAATGACCTATGGAGGCTTGTTTTTTTCTATTATTACATTTATTTTTGGTGTACATTTTATCGCAAAAAAAATATTGCATCACGCCCCTTTGGGTTATACTTCTATTATTGTAAGTGTTTTATTTGGCACGAGTCTTATTTTATTTTGTCTTGGAATCATTGGTCAGTATTTGTATAAATTATACCAATTACAAAATAAAAAGCCTCCTTATGCTATTCAAAAAGTTTTAAAGTGAGAATTCATAAATACGGAATTACATTAACTCGCTTAAAGGCGGATGATCTTGAATTGGTGAGGATAAAGCGCAACTCACAAGATATTAGCAGCGTGATGCAATACCAGGAAATAATTACGCCGGGAATGCAACAAAAATGGTTCGAATCCATTAATACCATATACCATAACTATTTTATCATTCATTATCAAGGTGAGAAAATTGGCTTGATAAACGGCAAAAACAGCGATTACGAAAAACGAACTTCCGAAGGCGGAATGTTTGTTTGGGATAAACAATACTGGGGAACCATCATTCCTGCGATGTGTTCTGTTATCATGTCTGACCACGCTTTTTTGATTTGCGGGTACAAAAAAAATTACATTAAAATTTTAAATTCCAACCAAAAAGCAATTGTGTATAACAAGCAAATTGGATACGTTCCTACAAAAGATTATGCGTCTGATAAAGATGTTCAATGGTTTGAATTGACCAAAGAAAAATATGAAAAACACGTCGTGAAAATTAGGAAGGCAATCGGTATTATTACGAATGATTTTTCACCGCTTACGATTGAAAATATTGATTTTAAAGATGATTCAGATGAGGAAATTAAAGTGTTATACAAACCTCTCCCCTCATTTATTCGAGAAAACATTGCGAATATTATTTTAAAGCGAGAAGGCAGAAATATTCTTTGATTTAGTTCTTAAAAAATCAAAATTTATTTTTTTGAGCTTT
Encoded proteins:
- a CDS encoding GNAT family N-acetyltransferase, whose product is MRIHKYGITLTRLKADDLELVRIKRNSQDISSVMQYQEIITPGMQQKWFESINTIYHNYFIIHYQGEKIGLINGKNSDYEKRTSEGGMFVWDKQYWGTIIPAMCSVIMSDHAFLICGYKKNYIKILNSNQKAIVYNKQIGYVPTKDYASDKDVQWFELTKEKYEKHVVKIRKAIGIITNDFSPLTIENIDFKDDSDEEIKVLYKPLPSFIRENIANIILKREGRNIL
- a CDS encoding glycosyltransferase family 2 protein, whose amino-acid sequence is MEKSYISVIIPVFNSERNLQELFQRIDAAFSKLENSYQLILIDDGSSDKSWLEIDKLKRENPSKIIGIKLAKNFGQHNAILCGFHFCKGDLVLTMDDDLQHPPEEIEKLIFRQEQTNADVIYGIPINKKHAAWRNVGSNLMKKTSEYSTKKISGGSAFRLINRTITDEIKNNQHTNFLFLDTIINWYTSHIELVDVDHHHRKAGKSGYTFFKLIQMYLNITINYTATPLKLMTYGGLFFSIITFIFGVHFIAKKILHHAPLGYTSIIVSVLFGTSLILFCLGIIGQYLYKLYQLQNKKPPYAIQKVLK